The DNA segment CAGGTGTATGACACCAGGAATGTAGGCACAAACAAAACATTAACAGCTTCCGGTCTTGTAATCAACGATGGCAATGGGGGTAATAATTACACAGTTACCTATGCAACCAACACTGCCGGGGTGATCAGTGCCAGGGACATCCATGTAACAGCCCAGTCCGACAACCGTATTTATAATGGTACAACAAGTTCGGCCGTGGCACCAGTAGTAGACCCACTGCAAACCGGGGATGTAATTGGTACTGCCCCGACACAGGTATATGATACCAGGAATGTGGGAACCGGCAAAACATTAACAGCTTCCGGTCTTGTGATCAATGATGGCAATAGCGGCAATAATTACAACATTCTTTATGCTCCGGACAATACCGGGGTGATCAGCGCCAGGGACATCCATGTAACGGCGCAAACAGATAGTCGTGTTTATAACGGTACAACAAGCTCAGCCATTGCACCGGTAGTAGAGTCGCTGCAAACCGGAGATGCCATTGGTACTGCCCCGACACAAGTGTTTGATACAAGGAATGTAGGAACAAACAAGTCCTTGATCGCAAGTGGCCTTATGATTAGTGATGGCAATAGCGGCAACAACTACAACATTCTTTACAGTCCGGACAATACCGGAGTAATTAGTGCCAGGGACATCCATGTAACAGCCCAATCCGACAACCGTATTTATAATGGTACAACGAGTTCAGCCGTTGCGCCGGTAGTAGATCCAGTGCAAACCGGAGATGCCATTGGTACTGTCCCGACACAAGTGTACGATACAAGGAATGTGGGAACAGGTAAAATATTAACAGCAAGCGGCCTGGTGATCAACGATGGCAATAGCGGCAATAACTACAATGTTCTTTACAATCCGGACAATACCGGGGTGATCAGCGTCAGGGACATCCATGTAACGGCCCAGCCTGACAACCGCATCTATAATGGTACAACAAGTTCGGCCGTGGCACCAGTAGTAGACCCACTGCAAACCGGGGATGCCATTGGTACTGCGCCTACTCAGGAGTATGACACAAGGAATGTAGGCACAAATAAGACTTTGACGGTGAGTGGTCTTGTAATCAATGATGGCAATGGAGGCAATAACTACAATATCCTTTATGCTCCGGACAATGCCGGGGTGATCAGCGTCAGGGACATCCATGTAACAGCCCAAACAGATAGTCGTATTTATAATGGTACAACAAGCTCAGCCATTGCACCGGCAGTAGATCCACTGCAAGCCGGAGACGCCATTGGCACTGCCCCGACTCAGGTGTATGACACAAGGAATGTGGGAACAGGCAAAACACTAACAGCTTCCGGCCTTGTAATCAATGATGGCAATAGCGGCAATAACTACAATGTTCTTTACAATCCGGACAATACCGGGGTGATCAGCGCCAGGGACATCCATGTAGCGGCCCAGCCCGACAACCGTGTTTATAATGGTACAACAAGTTCAGGCGTTGCACCAGCAGTAGATCCGCTGCAAACCGGAGATGCCATTGGCACTGCACCTACACAGGAGTATGACACAAGGAATGTGGGAACAAACAAGACCTTGACGGCGAGTGGCCTCGTGATCAATGATGGCAATGGAGGCAATAACTACAATATTCTTTATAGTCCGGACAATACCGGGGTGATCTCTGCCAGGGATATCCATGTAACAGCCCAAACAGATAGTCGTGTTTATAATGGTACAACGAGTTCAGCTGTTGCACCGGTAGTAGATGCTCTGCAAACCGGAGACGCCATTGGTACAGCCCCGACTCAAACCTTCAATACAAAACATGCAGGCATAAACAAGACATTGATAGCAAGTGGCCTCGTGATCAATGACGGCAATGGAGGCAATAACTACAGCATTCATTATTTAACCAATACAACAGGCATAATTACTGCAAAAGATATTCATGTAACGGCTCAGCATGATGATCGAATATACAATGGCACTACCAGCTCTGGAGTTGCACCAGTGGTTGAAGCATTGCAAACCGGAGATTTGATTGGCACCCCTCCTATTCAAAAATATGACACCAAGAATGTGGGAGTAAATAAAACATTAACTCCGTATGGCCTGGTGGTTAACGATGGCAATAGTGGGCTTAATTACTCTATTCATTATTTAACTGACCTTACGGGTATAATTTCTGCAAAAGCTATTACGGGAAATGTAACTGTTGCCAATAAAGCATATGATGGCACCACCAGCGCAACAATTGCAACCCGTACGCTCATTGGAGCAATAGGCACTGATATTGTGAGTTATTCCGGTGGCACCGCAACGTTTGACGACGTTCCTGCAGGCACAGGCAAGAACGTAGGCAACAACAAGCCCGTGACCGCAACCGGCTTATACCTTACAGGAGCAGATGCCGGCAATTATACCGTGAACAGTTCAGCTACAACAACTGCCAATATTACACAAAAAGGGCTGTGTATCACAGCCGATAACCTTTCGCCACAGTATAGCGATCCGGTTTCGTTTACTGTAAATTATGCAGGATTTGTTCCTGGTGAAGGCCCTGGTAATCTTGCTGGAAGTTTAACATTTGCTACTACGCCTGCCGCAACTACTGGTACAAATCCTGTTATTGCCACTGGTGCACCTGGTGCTTATACAATAACTCCGGGCGGCCTTACTTCATCCAATTATATAATTACATTTAAGACTGGCGTGTTAACTATAAGAAAAGAAGATGCAAAGATTACTTATACCGGCTCAACATTGGTAGCAACAACAGGTACCGCTACAACGGCAACGTTAACATTAAGCGCCACTATTCAGGATATTACTGCAGCACTGGCCGATCCTGCTTACGATACTTATCCGGGAGATATCAGGAAGGCTACCATCACATTTAATATTGACGGAATTGACAGGGCTACAGTACCAATAGGTCTTATTAATAGCGCTGACACAAAGACCGGAACGGTTGTTTATAACTTCACAGGAGCGGGTTTGGGTGACCACACGATCATTCTGAAATTAAACGGCTATTATACAAGTACTACTTCTGGTGATAATCAGCTTGTCGTTGAAGTATACCAGGCAACCGGTGACTTTATTACTGGCGGTGGATACCTGAAGCTGACCAATTCAAGCGGACTGAAAGCAGGCGATGCAGGAACAAAGAATAATTTTGGATTTAATATAAAATATAATAAGAGCGGAACCAATTTGCAGGGTCATATCAATACTATCGTCAGACGGATGGAAGCCGGAATAATGCGTGTTTACCAGATTAAAGGTAATTCCATGACATCGCTAACTGTAAATGCAACTGCAACTCCCCGCACAGCAGTCTTCAATGGAAAAGCAAACATAACAGATATCACCAATCCATCGAGCCCCGCTCCAGTTAGTGGCAATTCAACATTACAGGTAAGCATGACTGACGCCGGTGAACCCGGAACAAACGATAAGATTGGTATTGTTGTGTACAATAATACAGGCGGAGTGTGGTTCTCCAGTAACTGGGACGGCACAAAAACTGTTCAGCAGACACTAGGCGGAGGAAATCTGATTGTTCACAGCAACAACAATGTAGGAATCTCTACCGCTACCTCTGTCAGAACGGCGACTGTTACGACGGACCAAACTCCCACTTCTTCTTTGAGTGATAAATTTTCAGTAAAGGTTTACCCAACCGTAAGCAAAAACTATTTCACCGTAAATGTCCAAAGCAACACTGCAGATGTGGTAGAGATCAAAGTATATGATATCATTGGCAAGCAGGTTGAAATAGCAAGGGGTGGTATTGGAGCATCCATCAGGGTAGGAACTAATTTAGCATCGGGGACCTATATTCTGAAGATCCGTCAAGGGAAAAATAACGAAACCATCAGGGTATCCAAGCTTTATTAGTTGATTGATAATATGAAAGAGGCCGTCTCCTATGTTTGCAAAACAGGGGACGGCCTTTTTTTCCGGGTTCCTTTTCTGCCCATTTCTGAAAACTACCAATAACAAAAGCCCATTGATGTGATCGCCGGGCTTTGTAGATGGACTGAAACGGGAACAGTCACAAGTTTCCAACGGGTGGAAAGGAAAGTATGCTATCTTCTTTTCCTTACAATGAGTATGGTCATTCCACTCAACAACAACAGCACAGGGATTATACCGAGGAATATAAATTTCAGGACAGTAATCCCTTCTTTGCCAATGATCATTTTTTTGTCGGGAGATGGGGGACGCGACACATCTACCGGGAACTGATCATAGGTCAGCCATTTAAACACCTCTACCATATAGAAGAAATTAGCCACCCGGATATTGTATCTCCCCAGTTCTGCGGCACTCATCCAATCAGCATCTCCCATGACCAGGATACGTTGTTCACGTCCCTGCACGTTTTTGGTTAATGCTACGGCAATGGGCGCCGAGTTTTTTACATCCCCTGCTGCAGGATCAAACTGGACATATCCTGTATCCTGGTTTAATGGGCCCCGCTTATTCCAGCTTTTCTGCTCATCAGTAACCAACAGGGGAGTGGCTTTATAAAGGCTGTTATTGTTGTATTGAATGCCAACAGCAGTAGGTACAGACACGCGTGCGCTATCTTTCCACAAAAGCTGATAGCCTTTTCCGGAAGCGGCTGCGGCATTGGTAAAGTAGCCCAGTACAAGATCGGGCGAGAAATCCCTGCTCTGCTGCATCAATATACCATCCATGAACTGAATGCCCAGTTTCTCCAGTAAAGGATTGAGCAAGGACTGGCGACCAGGTTCACCGGCAATTAACAGGTTGCCACCGCGGCCAATATAGCGTTGCAGCCGCTGCATCTTTTCCGGACTGATGGCTTTCTTCGGATCGGCTATTATTAATGCAGCAATGTCTGCCGGCACATCCTCCTGTTCCAACGTAAGCTGTACGATATCAAAGCCCTGGTTGATAAGGCTTTTTCTGACAGTAAGGGCAACGGTGCTGCCCTGGTAATCTTTATCACCTGCCCTGTCAATGAAACGCTCATTGTCGCCACTGAGGAAAGCTATTTTCGGAGATGTAACCAATAACCGTTTAATGGCTGCTGCAAATTCTGCTTCACCGGGATTGGGATCCATTTCACCTGCGTACTCACGCAGGAAAGATCGTTTCCCATTGTATTCGAGACAGCGCACAAAACGGTTTTCTTCCGGGCGGAGGTCAATGATCTTCCTGATCTCCGCAGGCGGCATGAACAGTTTGAGGTCGAGCTCTCTGGCCTTCGCCATTTTTTGTGCCAACGCCAGGTTGTCCAGGCCTTTGTTGTATTTATATAGCCAGTCTGCACTGGATGAATCATAGTAATACACATAACTCAATTGCATGTCGGGCATGAAACGCTGGTAGGGCGCCCAAAAGTTAATGTCTTTATTCCTGGCGGAGGGAATGCCCATGTACCAGAAATCATCGAGCAGGTTCACATAGGTCGTTACTTTGAGAGGTTCCTTCAATGACCTGATGATGTGTTGGGTATTGGGCGTAAGGGTCCTTGTTTGGGTGGCGGTCATGTCGGCATAGAGGGCTGCTTTGGGCCGGGAGGTGAGATAGCCGGCGAGCAATATGCAGGCTACAAATAAAGTATAACGGCCCATCTTTATAGGAAAGGGCCGGGCAGTACGGGCGCCCTGCAGGAGCAGGATGGTAAGGCCCAGGAAAAGTGCGATGACCAGGATAAAGTAAGCAACATCTTTACTGGTGATCAATCCATCCCGCAACTGATCGGCCCTGCCTGAGATGGAAAGAAAGTAGGTGATATCACGCACAAAGTCTACTCCCTGCCATAAGAGCCCTACATAGTTCAGTGCCGCCAACACCACCAATGTGCTCACGGCTGCTACCACCTGGTAGGAAGTAAGGCTCGACATAAACAAGCCAATGGCCGAATAAGCGCAGATCAGCAGGTAGATGCCAATTAATGCTGACATAATATGTTTATAGTCAAAAGAACCAATAGACCAGGCACCTGCCGCCGCAAATAATGCCAGCAGGCCAATGAGCATGAGGCAATACATCATCATGGCCAGGTATTTACCCAGCACGATCTCCCGGATCTTAACCGGTGAAGACAATAATAATTTGATAGACCCGCTGCTTGTTTCCCGGCTGATCAATCCCATGGTGAGCAGTGGAATGTACAGGTATACATTTTTCTGTATTTCGGCAAAGAAGCCAGTCGGCCCACTAAAGATAGCGGAGGTAATGAAAGACAGGCGGCTGCCGGCTTCCTGCCAACCTACATATAGTTTCATCTTGTCGGTGAAAGCAAGTCCCGATTGAAAGGCAAACACGATCAGTACCAGCCAGGCAATAGGTGAATAAAACAAGGTACTTAGTTCCAGTCGTGCAAGTCTTATGGTAGTTTTCATTTTTGTTTGGTACTTTTTCCTGATAATTGAGCGAATACTTCATCCAGTGAGCTTTTTTCCAGGCTGATCTCTGCCAACTGCCAGCCCCTGGCCACACTCAGTTCAACAATTTTTTTAGTGATACCGGAAGGACCTGTAAAATGCAGGCGGTAATAGTTGCCATGCAGGTAACTGGCTTGTGTAATACCCTCTATTGCTTCCAGCTCCTGTAAGGCAGGCGGATTATCGAGCCCCAGCACCAGGCTATTGGGCACTATGTAATTATTAAATGCTTCTACTGTATCGGCAAAGACCATCCTGCCATTCTCGATCATTTTAATGTCTTTGCAGGTGGCCTGCACTTCAGAAAGGATATGCGAAGAGAAAATTACCGATCTGTCTACAGCGATCTCTTTGATGAGCGACCGTACTTCAAGGATTTGGTTAGGGTCCAGGCCGTTGGTAGGCTCATCCAGCACCACCAGTTTGGGCTTGTGAATGATGGCCTGTGCAATGCCTACCCGTTGCCGGTAGCCACCGGAAAGATTTTTGATCAGCCTTTTGCTGAAATGCGCAATACCACAACGTTCCTTGGCTTCTTTCATAGCGGCCGGAACTGCTTTTTTATCTACAAGGCGCATGAAGGCGCAATGCCGGAGGTATTCATCTACCGTAAGGTCCAGGTGCAGGGGTGCAGCCTGTGGCAGGAAACCGATCTTCTTTTTGGCGGCTTCAGGCTCTTTGCGCATATCAATGCCATCCACATACACGTTCCCTTCGGTTTGGTTCAACACACCACACATGATGTTCATGGTGGTGGACTTGCCGGCGCCATTCGATCCCAGTAATCCCAATACGCCGGTCTTATTGATCTCGAAACTGATGTCCCTGATAGCCCAGGCAGCACTGTAGCGATGCGACAAGTGTTCAACACGCACAATAGGCTCGTTCGTCATTAGTTGTTGTTTGTAGTCGGGGTTTTGAAATGATCAAAGCAGTAAAGCACGGTCCGTGCCGTTCACACGGACCGTTGCTTTTGTTTGGTTGGGTAATACAAGAAAGATCAATACCCCTGATTCTGCTGCCCCACAAGGCCGGGCGAGTTGAGTATCTCACCGGCAGGGATGGCAAAAAGGGTACGGAATGATTCCCATTGGGCGGTGTTGTTATTTTTCGCTGGCATTGCTACGGACATTACCGCATCAAGGCGTTTGGT comes from the Paraflavitalea devenefica genome and includes:
- a CDS encoding ABC transporter ATP-binding protein, with the protein product MTNEPIVRVEHLSHRYSAAWAIRDISFEINKTGVLGLLGSNGAGKSTTMNIMCGVLNQTEGNVYVDGIDMRKEPEAAKKKIGFLPQAAPLHLDLTVDEYLRHCAFMRLVDKKAVPAAMKEAKERCGIAHFSKRLIKNLSGGYRQRVGIAQAIIHKPKLVVLDEPTNGLDPNQILEVRSLIKEIAVDRSVIFSSHILSEVQATCKDIKMIENGRMVFADTVEAFNNYIVPNSLVLGLDNPPALQELEAIEGITQASYLHGNYYRLHFTGPSGITKKIVELSVARGWQLAEISLEKSSLDEVFAQLSGKSTKQK
- a CDS encoding Gldg family protein, with the protein product MKTTIRLARLELSTLFYSPIAWLVLIVFAFQSGLAFTDKMKLYVGWQEAGSRLSFITSAIFSGPTGFFAEIQKNVYLYIPLLTMGLISRETSSGSIKLLLSSPVKIREIVLGKYLAMMMYCLMLIGLLALFAAAGAWSIGSFDYKHIMSALIGIYLLICAYSAIGLFMSSLTSYQVVAAVSTLVVLAALNYVGLLWQGVDFVRDITYFLSISGRADQLRDGLITSKDVAYFILVIALFLGLTILLLQGARTARPFPIKMGRYTLFVACILLAGYLTSRPKAALYADMTATQTRTLTPNTQHIIRSLKEPLKVTTYVNLLDDFWYMGIPSARNKDINFWAPYQRFMPDMQLSYVYYYDSSSADWLYKYNKGLDNLALAQKMAKARELDLKLFMPPAEIRKIIDLRPEENRFVRCLEYNGKRSFLREYAGEMDPNPGEAEFAAAIKRLLVTSPKIAFLSGDNERFIDRAGDKDYQGSTVALTVRKSLINQGFDIVQLTLEQEDVPADIAALIIADPKKAISPEKMQRLQRYIGRGGNLLIAGEPGRQSLLNPLLEKLGIQFMDGILMQQSRDFSPDLVLGYFTNAAAASGKGYQLLWKDSARVSVPTAVGIQYNNNSLYKATPLLVTDEQKSWNKRGPLNQDTGYVQFDPAAGDVKNSAPIAVALTKNVQGREQRILVMGDADWMSAAELGRYNIRVANFFYMVEVFKWLTYDQFPVDVSRPPSPDKKMIIGKEGITVLKFIFLGIIPVLLLLSGMTILIVRKRR
- a CDS encoding YDG domain-containing protein is translated as QVYDTRNVGTNKTLTASGLVINDGNGGNNYTVTYATNTAGVISARDIHVTAQSDNRIYNGTTSSAVAPVVDPLQTGDVIGTAPTQVYDTRNVGTGKTLTASGLVINDGNSGNNYNILYAPDNTGVISARDIHVTAQTDSRVYNGTTSSAIAPVVESLQTGDAIGTAPTQVFDTRNVGTNKSLIASGLMISDGNSGNNYNILYSPDNTGVISARDIHVTAQSDNRIYNGTTSSAVAPVVDPVQTGDAIGTVPTQVYDTRNVGTGKILTASGLVINDGNSGNNYNVLYNPDNTGVISVRDIHVTAQPDNRIYNGTTSSAVAPVVDPLQTGDAIGTAPTQEYDTRNVGTNKTLTVSGLVINDGNGGNNYNILYAPDNAGVISVRDIHVTAQTDSRIYNGTTSSAIAPAVDPLQAGDAIGTAPTQVYDTRNVGTGKTLTASGLVINDGNSGNNYNVLYNPDNTGVISARDIHVAAQPDNRVYNGTTSSGVAPAVDPLQTGDAIGTAPTQEYDTRNVGTNKTLTASGLVINDGNGGNNYNILYSPDNTGVISARDIHVTAQTDSRVYNGTTSSAVAPVVDALQTGDAIGTAPTQTFNTKHAGINKTLIASGLVINDGNGGNNYSIHYLTNTTGIITAKDIHVTAQHDDRIYNGTTSSGVAPVVEALQTGDLIGTPPIQKYDTKNVGVNKTLTPYGLVVNDGNSGLNYSIHYLTDLTGIISAKAITGNVTVANKAYDGTTSATIATRTLIGAIGTDIVSYSGGTATFDDVPAGTGKNVGNNKPVTATGLYLTGADAGNYTVNSSATTTANITQKGLCITADNLSPQYSDPVSFTVNYAGFVPGEGPGNLAGSLTFATTPAATTGTNPVIATGAPGAYTITPGGLTSSNYIITFKTGVLTIRKEDAKITYTGSTLVATTGTATTATLTLSATIQDITAALADPAYDTYPGDIRKATITFNIDGIDRATVPIGLINSADTKTGTVVYNFTGAGLGDHTIILKLNGYYTSTTSGDNQLVVEVYQATGDFITGGGYLKLTNSSGLKAGDAGTKNNFGFNIKYNKSGTNLQGHINTIVRRMEAGIMRVYQIKGNSMTSLTVNATATPRTAVFNGKANITDITNPSSPAPVSGNSTLQVSMTDAGEPGTNDKIGIVVYNNTGGVWFSSNWDGTKTVQQTLGGGNLIVHSNNNVGISTATSVRTATVTTDQTPTSSLSDKFSVKVYPTVSKNYFTVNVQSNTADVVEIKVYDIIGKQVEIARGGIGASIRVGTNLASGTYILKIRQGKNNETIRVSKLY